A section of the Bacillus sp. HSf4 genome encodes:
- a CDS encoding ATP-binding cassette domain-containing protein — MSNAAISVKGLKKTFKDKEVLKEVDFEVRRGEIFALLGSNGAGKTTTVNILSTLMKPDGGEVGICGFDVQRQPHLVRQSISLTGQFAALDGMLTGRENLMMIAKLRGVSNPAQVADNLLARFSLRDAANRRADKYSGGMKRRLDIAMSLIGTPAVIFLDEPTTGLDPEARIEVWDTVKELAGRGTTILLTTQYLEEAEQLADRIAILHGGKIITTGTLTELKEMFPPAKVEYIEKQPTLEEIFLAIIGKKEEM, encoded by the coding sequence ATGAGCAATGCAGCGATTTCTGTAAAAGGATTAAAAAAAACCTTTAAAGACAAGGAAGTCTTAAAGGAGGTGGATTTTGAGGTACGGCGCGGCGAAATTTTCGCACTGCTGGGCTCAAATGGAGCGGGGAAGACGACGACGGTCAACATCCTCTCGACGCTGATGAAGCCTGATGGCGGCGAAGTAGGCATTTGCGGCTTTGATGTCCAGCGTCAACCGCATCTAGTTCGCCAGAGCATCAGCCTGACAGGGCAGTTCGCAGCTTTAGACGGCATGCTCACCGGGCGGGAAAACCTGATGATGATCGCCAAGTTGCGGGGAGTTTCCAATCCCGCTCAAGTTGCCGACAATCTGCTTGCAAGATTCAGCCTGCGTGACGCGGCCAACCGCCGGGCGGATAAGTATTCCGGCGGGATGAAGCGCCGGCTTGATATCGCCATGAGCCTAATCGGGACGCCGGCAGTCATTTTTCTCGACGAACCGACGACAGGGCTTGACCCCGAAGCGCGGATTGAAGTCTGGGATACCGTCAAGGAACTTGCCGGCAGAGGCACGACCATCTTGCTGACGACCCAGTACCTGGAGGAAGCCGAACAACTTGCGGACCGTATCGCCATCCTGCATGGCGGAAAAATCATCACAACCGGTACCCTTACCGAACTCAAAGAGATGTTCCCGCCAGCGAAAGTGGAGTACATCGAGAAGCAGCCGACATTGGAGGAAATTTTCCTCGCGATCATCGGCAAAAAGGAGGAGATGTAA
- a CDS encoding ABC transporter permease: MKSKTGVLLGRLMRNIMRSPDTIITVAITPIMMMLLFVYVFGGAIETGADNYVNYLLPGILLMAIASGVAYTSVRLFTDVKSGLMARFISMPIKRSSVLWAHVLTSLVSNALTVVIVILVALLMGFRSNADILDWLAVAGILGLFTLALTWLAVIPGLTAGSMEGATAYSYPLIFLPFISSAFVPTETMPKIVRAFAENQPVTSIVNAIRALLYEGSVGNGIWIALAWCVGIMVIAYFFASKEFKRKLG, encoded by the coding sequence ATGAAGAGCAAAACAGGGGTATTGCTTGGGCGTTTAATGCGCAACATCATGCGCAGCCCGGATACGATTATTACGGTGGCGATTACACCGATTATGATGATGCTGCTGTTTGTCTACGTATTTGGCGGCGCCATAGAGACAGGGGCGGACAACTATGTCAATTATTTATTGCCGGGAATCTTGCTGATGGCTATCGCATCCGGTGTCGCTTACACTTCCGTGCGGCTGTTTACGGATGTAAAGAGCGGGCTGATGGCGCGTTTCATTTCCATGCCCATCAAGCGTTCGTCGGTATTGTGGGCTCACGTGTTGACCTCGCTTGTTTCCAATGCGCTTACTGTCGTGATAGTTATTCTCGTCGCGCTCTTGATGGGTTTCCGTTCCAACGCTGATATCCTGGATTGGCTCGCGGTAGCTGGGATACTCGGGCTGTTTACGCTGGCGCTGACATGGCTGGCGGTCATTCCCGGATTGACAGCGGGGTCTATGGAAGGGGCGACAGCTTACTCGTACCCGCTGATTTTCCTGCCGTTTATCAGTTCGGCCTTTGTCCCCACCGAAACCATGCCTAAAATTGTCCGTGCGTTCGCTGAGAACCAGCCTGTGACTTCAATCGTGAATGCGATTCGTGCCCTCTTGTATGAAGGGTCTGTTGGCAACGGTATCTGGATCGCGCTTGCCTGGTGCGTCGGCATCATGGTCATCGCTTACTTCTTCGCCAGTAAAGAATTTAAACGCAAGTTGGGATAA
- a CDS encoding PilZ domain-containing protein, whose protein sequence is MLSLGNIITIEFENENQENIIAKSKVSSIEENVLKVHYPVDVETGRTVIIPINTIATIHFVNAQQIPYKFISVVQKREIYHDIPVLNMYLPEEDQMTKIQRRQFFRVNTTIPVTVCPYGSGSMFKTYTANISAGGAALIIEETQKHEPEEDLRLNISLPTEGHDEIVIDVHAQVKRTYLDRKTNKQIMTVEFIKMNEQDKQTLVHFCIKLQLAERRKLKSE, encoded by the coding sequence TTGTTATCATTAGGAAATATCATAACAATAGAATTTGAAAACGAAAATCAAGAAAATATCATTGCGAAAAGCAAAGTGTCATCCATTGAAGAAAATGTTTTAAAAGTCCATTATCCTGTTGATGTAGAAACGGGAAGAACTGTTATTATTCCGATAAATACAATTGCCACGATTCATTTTGTAAACGCGCAACAAATCCCTTATAAATTTATTAGTGTAGTACAAAAACGAGAGATCTATCACGATATCCCTGTATTAAATATGTATTTACCTGAAGAAGATCAAATGACAAAAATTCAAAGACGGCAATTTTTTAGAGTCAATACCACGATTCCTGTCACTGTTTGTCCATATGGATCTGGCTCAATGTTTAAAACATATACAGCGAATATCAGTGCTGGAGGCGCTGCATTAATCATTGAAGAGACGCAAAAACACGAACCAGAAGAGGATTTGCGTTTAAATATCTCTCTGCCAACTGAGGGGCATGATGAAATTGTGATTGACGTTCATGCTCAAGTCAAACGCACTTACCTTGATCGTAAAACAAACAAACAGATCATGACAGTTGAATTTATCAAGATGAATGAGCAGGATAAACAAACACTTGTACATTTTTGCATAAAACTCCAATTGGCAGAGAGGAGAAAACTTAAATCTGAATAA